A DNA window from Nocardioides palaemonis contains the following coding sequences:
- a CDS encoding WhiB family transcriptional regulator produces MTISVLDRNRAADATGTEPQAPLGALHDAAAGVDDELLPCRVNDAELWFAESPADVEEAKALCIGCPVQALCLDGARERREPWGVWGGELFLQGVVIPRKRPRGRPRKSEQTVQVA; encoded by the coding sequence ATGACCATCAGCGTTCTCGACCGCAACCGAGCTGCCGACGCGACCGGGACGGAGCCCCAGGCTCCCCTCGGTGCCCTGCACGACGCAGCTGCCGGAGTGGATGACGAGCTGCTGCCCTGCCGCGTCAACGACGCCGAGCTGTGGTTTGCCGAGTCCCCCGCGGACGTGGAGGAGGCCAAGGCGCTCTGCATCGGCTGCCCCGTGCAGGCGCTGTGCCTCGACGGAGCCCGTGAGCGGCGCGAGCCGTGGGGAGTCTGGGGAGGCGAGCTCTTCCTCCAGGGCGTGGTGATCCCGCGCAAGCGGCCGCGAGGCCGTCCCCGCAAGTCCGAGCAGACCGTCCAGGTCGCCTAG
- the aztD gene encoding zinc metallochaperone AztD yields MKIRRVPVLLATLVALASSSCATSEPGSDPGSEPAAEPSTDPTGTAEPAAGTEVAAATPRLAVTHDGGVMVVDVRTGEVLAEEALEGYARVSPAGDGRHALVSTTGGWEVLDLGAWTDEHGDHGHHWTSPAGLTGLRFEATEPGHVVAHDGLTTLFDDGTGTITSFDTTELTSGSPEVTTTSTDEAHHGVAVRLANGNLLTTDGDEESRSGVRLLGPSGTVMAETDACPGVHGEAFAGEVAVLGCEDGAVVVDGRRITKVTSPDAYGRIGNQAGSEVSPILLGDYKTDADAELERPTRVSLIDTRTAEVRLVDLGTSYSFRSLGRGPDGEALVLGTDGALRVIDPRTGEVQRSIDVVARWKEPLDWQQPRPTLHVVGSTAYVTEPRSDRVHVVDLDRGRVTSSLDLPHTPDEVVATAG; encoded by the coding sequence ATGAAGATTCGTCGTGTCCCCGTCCTCCTCGCGACCCTCGTGGCCCTCGCCTCCTCGTCGTGCGCCACCTCCGAACCGGGCTCCGATCCGGGCTCCGAACCAGCCGCCGAGCCGTCCACCGATCCGACCGGCACCGCCGAGCCGGCCGCCGGCACCGAGGTGGCCGCGGCCACCCCGCGCCTGGCGGTCACCCACGACGGCGGCGTGATGGTCGTCGACGTCCGGACCGGCGAGGTGCTCGCCGAGGAGGCGCTCGAGGGCTACGCCCGGGTCAGCCCGGCCGGCGACGGGCGCCACGCCCTGGTCAGCACGACCGGCGGGTGGGAGGTGCTCGACCTCGGTGCCTGGACCGACGAGCACGGTGACCACGGCCACCACTGGACCAGCCCCGCCGGGCTGACCGGTCTCCGGTTCGAGGCGACCGAGCCCGGCCACGTCGTGGCCCACGACGGGCTCACGACCCTGTTCGACGACGGCACCGGGACGATCACCTCCTTCGACACCACCGAGCTCACGTCGGGCAGCCCCGAGGTCACGACGACGAGCACCGACGAGGCGCACCACGGCGTCGCCGTGCGCCTCGCGAACGGCAACCTGCTGACCACCGACGGCGACGAGGAGTCCCGCTCGGGCGTGCGCCTGCTCGGCCCGTCGGGGACGGTGATGGCCGAGACCGACGCCTGCCCGGGCGTGCACGGCGAGGCGTTCGCCGGAGAGGTCGCGGTGCTCGGCTGCGAGGACGGCGCCGTCGTGGTCGACGGCCGCCGGATCACCAAGGTCACCAGCCCGGACGCGTACGGCCGGATCGGCAACCAGGCCGGCTCGGAGGTCTCGCCGATCCTGCTGGGCGACTACAAGACCGACGCGGACGCCGAGCTCGAGCGCCCGACGCGGGTCTCGCTGATCGACACCCGGACCGCCGAGGTGCGGCTGGTCGACCTCGGCACCAGCTACAGCTTCCGCTCGCTCGGCCGCGGCCCGGACGGCGAGGCGCTGGTGCTCGGGACCGACGGCGCCCTCCGCGTGATCGACCCCCGCACCGGCGAGGTGCAGCGCTCCATCGACGTCGTGGCGCGCTGGAAGGAGCCGCTGGACTGGCAGCAGCCGCGCCCCACGCTGCACGTGGTCGGCTCCACGGCGTACGTCACCGAGCCGCGCAGCGACCGGGTGCACGTCGTCGACCTCGACCGCGGGCGCGTCACGTCGAGCCTCGACCTGCCGCACACGCCCGACGAGGTGGTCGCCACCGCGGGCTGA
- a CDS encoding mycoredoxin → MSQFTMFTTPWCGYCHRLKSQLDREGITFDIVDIEQEPDAAFTVEQANGGNQTVPTLLFSDGSTLTNPSVAQVKDKLAALA, encoded by the coding sequence ATGTCCCAGTTCACGATGTTCACCACGCCCTGGTGCGGCTACTGCCACCGCCTCAAGAGCCAGCTCGACCGCGAGGGGATCACCTTCGACATCGTCGACATCGAGCAGGAGCCGGACGCTGCGTTCACCGTCGAGCAGGCCAACGGCGGCAACCAGACGGTGCCCACGCTGCTGTTCAGCGACGGCAGCACGCTGACCAACCCGTCGGTGGCCCAGGTCAAGGACAAGCTCGCCGCCCTGGCGTGA
- a CDS encoding ATP-dependent DNA helicase UvrD2, which produces MLLDALDPEQRQVAEALRGPVRVLAGAGTGKTRAVTHRIAHGVATGVYAPTEVLALSFTTRAAGEMRERLRSLGAPGVQARTFHSAALRQLRFFWPRVHQRDLPELTESKLSMLALAARRQRLGVDQATLRDLASELEWAKVSNVGPDSYAAIARSRGRAVSGLDPETVARAFDAYEEVKRGQGRMDMEDVLLFAAGLLADNEAVAAQVRRQYKWFVVDEFQDVSPLQHALLDLWLGGRDELCVVGDPAQTIYSFAGADARYLREFTQAHPSATSVELVRNYRSTPEVVQAANALLAGTPSKGVDLVAQRPSGPRITYREASDEVAEADAVADRIAALRAGGTPASRMAVLLRINAQSERFEEALAARGIPYVVRGAARFFDRPEVRQAITLVRGAARSGEASGPVADAVLAVLSQMGHSTEPPEGRGEVRNRWESLQALVDLAADFGRQHPEAGVGDLVDDLDRRASEQHAPVADAVTLATIHSAKGLEWDAVFVAGMHEKMMPIAQAQTPAEVEEERRLLYVAMTRARDELAVSWAVAREPGGRATRGSSPFLAGLVEGVPGVAGQRRERSRRNRAALHCRECGKPLSSAAEKKTGRCVDCPASYDEALFERLREWRRARASADSVPAFVVFTDATLQLIAEHVPTDERGLRAISGVGPGKIAKYGDDVLALVSGRDA; this is translated from the coding sequence ATGTTGCTCGACGCGCTCGACCCCGAGCAGCGACAGGTCGCCGAGGCGCTGCGCGGCCCGGTCCGGGTCCTCGCGGGCGCCGGCACCGGCAAGACCCGCGCCGTCACGCACCGCATCGCCCACGGCGTCGCGACCGGGGTCTACGCGCCGACCGAGGTGCTGGCGCTGTCGTTCACCACGCGCGCGGCGGGCGAGATGCGCGAGCGGTTGCGCTCGCTCGGCGCCCCGGGCGTGCAGGCCCGCACCTTCCACTCCGCGGCGCTGCGCCAGCTCCGGTTCTTCTGGCCGCGGGTCCACCAGCGCGACCTGCCCGAGCTCACCGAGTCCAAGCTGTCGATGCTCGCGCTGGCCGCGCGCCGCCAGCGCCTCGGCGTCGACCAGGCCACCCTGCGCGACCTCGCGAGCGAGCTCGAGTGGGCCAAGGTCTCCAACGTCGGACCCGACTCCTACGCCGCGATCGCGCGGTCTCGCGGGCGTGCGGTCTCCGGGCTCGACCCCGAGACGGTGGCGCGGGCGTTCGACGCCTACGAGGAGGTCAAGCGGGGTCAGGGGCGCATGGACATGGAGGACGTCCTGCTCTTCGCCGCCGGCCTGCTCGCCGACAACGAGGCGGTCGCGGCCCAGGTCCGCCGGCAGTACAAGTGGTTCGTCGTCGACGAGTTCCAGGACGTCTCCCCGCTCCAGCACGCGCTGCTCGACCTCTGGCTCGGCGGGCGCGACGAGCTCTGCGTGGTCGGCGACCCGGCCCAGACGATCTACTCCTTCGCCGGCGCGGACGCGCGCTACCTCCGCGAGTTCACGCAGGCCCACCCGTCGGCCACCAGCGTCGAGCTGGTCCGCAACTACCGCTCGACCCCGGAGGTCGTCCAGGCCGCCAACGCGCTGCTCGCCGGGACCCCCAGCAAGGGCGTCGACCTCGTCGCCCAGCGGCCCTCGGGCCCGCGGATCACCTACCGCGAGGCCAGCGACGAGGTGGCCGAGGCCGACGCGGTAGCCGACCGGATCGCCGCGCTCCGGGCCGGCGGCACGCCCGCCAGCCGGATGGCGGTCCTGCTGCGCATCAACGCCCAGTCCGAGCGCTTCGAGGAGGCGCTCGCCGCCCGCGGCATCCCCTACGTCGTGCGCGGCGCGGCCCGCTTCTTCGACCGACCCGAGGTCCGTCAGGCGATCACCCTGGTCCGCGGCGCCGCCCGCAGCGGCGAGGCGTCCGGGCCGGTCGCCGACGCCGTGCTGGCGGTGCTGTCCCAGATGGGCCACTCCACCGAGCCACCCGAGGGCAGGGGAGAGGTGCGCAACCGCTGGGAGTCCCTCCAGGCGCTGGTCGACCTCGCCGCCGACTTCGGCCGTCAGCACCCCGAGGCCGGCGTCGGCGACCTCGTCGACGACCTCGACCGGCGCGCCAGCGAGCAGCACGCACCCGTCGCCGACGCCGTCACGCTGGCCACGATCCACTCCGCCAAGGGCCTGGAGTGGGACGCCGTCTTCGTCGCCGGCATGCACGAGAAGATGATGCCGATCGCCCAGGCGCAGACGCCCGCCGAGGTGGAGGAGGAGCGCCGTCTGCTCTACGTCGCGATGACCCGCGCGCGCGACGAGCTCGCCGTGTCGTGGGCCGTCGCCCGCGAGCCCGGCGGCCGTGCCACCCGCGGCAGCTCGCCGTTCCTGGCCGGGCTCGTCGAGGGGGTGCCCGGCGTCGCGGGCCAGCGTCGCGAGCGCAGCCGCCGCAACCGGGCCGCGCTGCACTGCCGCGAGTGCGGCAAGCCCCTGTCGAGCGCCGCTGAGAAGAAGACCGGCCGGTGCGTCGACTGCCCCGCCTCCTACGACGAGGCGCTCTTCGAGCGCCTGCGGGAGTGGCGCCGGGCCCGGGCCTCGGCCGACAGCGTGCCGGCGTTCGTCGTCTTCACCGACGCCACGCTGCAGCTGATCGCCGAGCACGTCCCCACCGACGAGCGCGGGCTGCGCGCGATCAGCGGCGTGGGCCCCGGCAAGATCGCCAAGTACGGCGACGACGTGCTCGCCCTGGTGTCCGGCCGCGACGCCTGA
- the nudC gene encoding NAD(+) diphosphatase — protein sequence MSTERTLPHVALSAHAHNRLGLRRTDDDWLAARTADPSTRVLLVAGNRLRPVDGTVAWVSPEEAPDGLPVLLGEIDGTVHLAVVVAPEQAPGDPEEWVPLRAVLGLLDDDDLARAPLLMHAIGLAEWHHATRFCPRCGGTLESRAAGHELRCSACGRAQFPRTDPAVIMAITHGEGDEEAILLGRNASWPPGRWSTLAGFCEPGETLEDAVRREVDEEVGVRVGEVRYFGSQPWPLPASLMLGFTGRAVSTDIDVDGAEIEEARWWTRAEFEAAAESGEIVVPRTVSISSSLIQSWFGRPLEGPGWG from the coding sequence GTGTCCACCGAGCGCACCCTCCCGCACGTCGCCCTCTCCGCCCACGCGCACAACCGGCTGGGCCTGCGCCGCACCGACGACGACTGGCTGGCCGCGCGCACCGCGGACCCGTCGACGCGCGTGCTGCTGGTCGCCGGCAACCGGCTGCGGCCGGTGGACGGCACCGTCGCCTGGGTGTCACCGGAGGAGGCGCCGGATGGGCTGCCGGTCCTCCTCGGCGAGATCGACGGGACGGTCCACCTCGCGGTGGTCGTCGCACCCGAGCAGGCGCCCGGCGACCCGGAGGAGTGGGTGCCGCTGCGGGCGGTGCTCGGCCTGCTCGACGACGACGACCTCGCGCGGGCGCCCCTGCTCATGCACGCCATCGGCCTGGCCGAGTGGCACCACGCGACCCGGTTCTGCCCGCGCTGCGGCGGCACGCTGGAGAGCCGGGCGGCCGGTCACGAGCTGCGGTGCAGCGCGTGCGGTCGCGCGCAGTTCCCCCGCACCGACCCCGCGGTGATCATGGCGATCACCCACGGCGAGGGCGACGAGGAGGCGATCCTGCTGGGGCGCAACGCCTCGTGGCCGCCCGGACGCTGGTCGACGCTGGCCGGGTTCTGCGAGCCGGGGGAGACCCTCGAGGACGCCGTGCGTCGCGAGGTCGACGAGGAGGTCGGGGTCCGGGTCGGCGAGGTGCGCTACTTCGGCAGCCAGCCGTGGCCGCTGCCGGCCAGCCTGATGCTCGGCTTCACCGGACGGGCCGTGAGCACCGACATCGACGTCGACGGCGCCGAGATCGAGGAGGCGCGCTGGTGGACGCGCGCGGAGTTCGAGGCGGCGGCCGAGTCGGGCGAGATCGTCGTGCCGCGCACGGTGTCGATCTCGTCCTCGCTCATCCAGTCCTGGTTCGGGCGGCCGCTCGAAGGGCCCGGCTGGGGCTGA